A window of Bradyrhizobium sp. AZCC 1610 contains these coding sequences:
- a CDS encoding glutamate synthase subunit beta, which yields MGKITGFLEIDRNERKYTPVAERVKHYREFVIPLSEKDTRDQAARCMNCGIPYCHGTGSVAPGTPGCPVNNQIPDFNDLVYQGNWEEASRNLHSTNNFPEFTGRICPAPCEASCTLNIDDNPVTIKTIECAIVDRAWDNGWLKPEIAPAKTGKKVAVIGSGPAGLAAAQQLARAGHDVHVYEKFAKAGGLLRYGIPDFKMEKHIIDRRVAQMEAEGVTFHYGVHVGGTSQGAIDPRELLNLYDAVALTGGAEAGRDLPIPGRDLDGIHFAMDFLPQQNRRVSSEPLGDAKDILAEGKHVVVIGGGDTGSDCIGTSFRQGAKSVTQLEIMPAPPEHENKGVTWPNWPLKMRTSSSQAEGAKREYAVLTQKFSGENGKVQKLHCVQVDDKFKPIAGTEFELEAQLVLLAMGFVHPVHEGMLKTLAVDLDQRGNVRANMQDYKTSLPNVFSAGDMRRGQSLVVWAIREGRLCARAIDQYLMGTTTLPR from the coding sequence ATGGGCAAGATCACAGGTTTTCTCGAGATCGACCGGAACGAGCGCAAGTACACGCCGGTCGCCGAGCGCGTGAAGCATTACCGCGAATTCGTCATTCCCCTGAGCGAGAAAGACACCCGCGACCAGGCCGCGCGCTGCATGAATTGCGGCATCCCCTATTGCCACGGCACCGGTTCGGTGGCGCCGGGCACGCCGGGCTGCCCGGTCAACAACCAGATCCCCGATTTCAACGACCTCGTCTATCAGGGCAACTGGGAAGAAGCCTCGCGCAACCTGCACTCGACCAACAATTTCCCCGAGTTCACTGGCCGCATCTGCCCCGCCCCGTGCGAAGCGTCATGCACGCTCAACATCGACGACAACCCGGTCACCATCAAGACCATCGAATGCGCCATTGTGGATCGCGCCTGGGACAATGGCTGGCTGAAGCCGGAGATTGCGCCTGCAAAGACCGGCAAGAAGGTCGCGGTCATCGGCTCCGGACCCGCGGGACTTGCGGCTGCGCAGCAGCTCGCGCGCGCCGGCCACGACGTCCACGTCTACGAAAAATTCGCCAAGGCCGGCGGTTTGCTCCGTTACGGCATCCCCGACTTCAAGATGGAAAAGCACATCATCGACCGCCGCGTGGCGCAGATGGAAGCCGAGGGCGTGACGTTCCATTACGGCGTCCATGTCGGCGGCACCTCGCAAGGTGCGATCGATCCGCGCGAACTGCTCAACCTGTATGACGCAGTCGCCTTGACCGGCGGCGCCGAAGCCGGCCGCGATCTGCCGATCCCCGGCCGCGACCTCGACGGCATCCATTTTGCGATGGATTTCCTGCCGCAACAAAATCGCCGTGTCTCCTCCGAGCCGCTCGGCGACGCCAAGGACATTCTCGCCGAAGGCAAGCATGTCGTCGTGATCGGCGGCGGCGACACCGGTTCGGACTGCATCGGCACCTCGTTCCGGCAGGGCGCAAAATCCGTCACCCAGCTCGAAATCATGCCGGCGCCGCCCGAGCACGAGAACAAGGGCGTGACCTGGCCGAACTGGCCGTTGAAGATGCGGACCTCGTCGAGCCAGGCCGAAGGCGCCAAGCGCGAATACGCGGTGCTGACGCAAAAATTCTCCGGCGAAAACGGCAAGGTGCAGAAGCTGCACTGCGTCCAGGTCGACGACAAGTTCAAGCCGATCGCCGGTACCGAATTCGAACTCGAGGCGCAGCTCGTGCTGCTCGCCATGGGCTTCGTGCATCCGGTGCACGAGGGCATGCTGAAGACGCTCGCCGTCGATCTCGACCAGCGCGGCAACGTCCGCGCCAATATGCAGGACTACAAGACCTCGCTGCCCAACGTGTTTTCCGCCGGCGACATGCGCCGCGGGCAGTCGCTGGTGGTATGGGCGATCCGCGAGGGACGCCTGTGCGCGCGGGCGATCGATCAGTATCTGATGGGGACGACGACGCTACCGCGGTAG
- the gltB gene encoding glutamate synthase large subunit, with product MSGSEFERENIVAETLSATAASKPADALFEDAPREHDWRPPAEGLYDLSMEKDSCGVGFIANIKGKKSHQIVSDAISILCNLEHRGAVGADPRAGDGAGILVQIPHAFFARKAAEIGFKLPEPGHYAIGALFMPKETAWRKVIQSIIAEQIKEEGLVLLGWRDVPSDNASLGETVKPTEPYHMQVFIGRNGTAKTEEEFERRLYILRKSISQAIYQRRDRGMAGYYPVSLSCRTVIYKGMFLADQLGKYYPDLHEEDFESALALVHQRFSTNTFPTWSLAHPYRMIAHNGEINTLRGNVNWMAARQASVHSELYGKDISRLWPISYEGQSDTACFDNALEFLVQGGYSLPHAVMMMIPEAWAGNPLMDETRRAFYEYHAALMEPWDGPAAIAFTDGRQIGATLDRNGLRPARYLVTKDDRIVMASEMGVLKIPEDQIVTKWRLQPGKMLLVDLEQGRLIPDDEIKATLAKSHPYSDWLQRTQLVLEELPDAPTKGIRSNLPLLDRQQAFGYSQEDINILMTPMAATGEEAAGSMGNDTPISALSDRPKPLFTYFKQNFAQVTNPPIDPIREELVMSLVSIIGPRPNLFDLQGMASTKRLEVRQPILTDADLEKIRSISDVADTHFKSRTLDTTFHAGFGAAGMEQVLDELCARAEGAVREGVNIIILSDRMAGSDRIPIPSLLACAAVHHHLIRTGLRTSVGLVVESGEPREVHHFACLAGYGAEAINPYLAFETIIAMKDRLPGALDDYEIVKRYIKSIGKGLLKVMSKMGISTYQSYCGAQIFDAVGLKADFVAKYFAGTHTRIEGVGLAEIAEETARRHTDAFGDAQVYKTALDVGGEYAYRTRGEDHAWTAESVSTLQHAVRGNSLERYRAFAKILNEQSERLLTLRGLFRIKTAEDEKRKPVKLDQVEPAKDIVKRFATGAMSFGSISREAHTTLAIAMNRIGGKSNTGEGGEESDRFKPMPNGDSMRSAIKQVASGRFGVTTEYLVNSDMMQIKMAQGAKPGEGGQLPGHKVDATIARVRHSTPGVGLISPPPHHDIYSIEDLAQLIYDLKNVNPDGQVSVKLVSEIGVGTVAAGVAKARADHVTIAGFEGGTGASPLTSIKHAGSPWEIGLAETHQTLVRERLRSRIVVQVDGGFRTGRDVVIGALLGADEFGFATAPLIAAGCIMMRKCHLNTCPVGVATQDPVLRKRFTGQPEHVINYFFFVAEEVREIMAQLGYKKFDEMVGQTQMLDQSTLVAHWKAKGLDFSKLFVRQNELPGQKIYHAEAQNHHLEKVLDRRLIDKAQAALDRGAPVKIEEEINNTDRSAGAMLSGQVAKIYGHAGLPHDTIQVSLKGTAGQAFGAWLARGVTFDLEGEGNDYVGKGLSGGRIIVKPPRNSGIVPEESIIVGNTVMYGAIEGECYFRGIAGERFAVRNSGAIAVVEGAGDHCCEYMTGGIVVVLGKTGRNFAAGMSGGIAYVLDEAGDFAKLCNMAMVELEPVLSEEMINQNTYHHAGDLEQHGRVDVFQDLLASDVERLHVLITRHAKLTGSKRAAEILANWKAWLPKFRKVMPVEYRRALKELKANADAEPKIAIGA from the coding sequence GTGCAGATCCCGCATGCGTTCTTCGCGCGCAAGGCCGCCGAGATCGGCTTCAAGCTGCCGGAGCCCGGCCACTACGCGATCGGCGCGCTGTTCATGCCGAAGGAGACGGCGTGGCGAAAGGTGATCCAGAGCATCATCGCCGAACAGATCAAGGAAGAGGGCCTCGTGCTGCTCGGCTGGCGCGACGTGCCGTCCGACAACGCCTCGCTCGGCGAAACCGTCAAGCCGACCGAGCCCTACCACATGCAGGTGTTCATCGGCCGCAACGGCACGGCGAAGACCGAGGAAGAGTTCGAGCGCAGGCTCTACATCCTGCGCAAGTCGATCTCCCAGGCGATCTATCAGCGCCGCGACCGCGGCATGGCCGGCTACTACCCGGTCTCGCTGTCGTGCCGCACTGTGATCTACAAGGGCATGTTCCTCGCCGACCAGCTCGGCAAGTACTATCCCGACCTGCATGAAGAAGATTTCGAGAGCGCGCTGGCGCTGGTGCATCAGCGCTTCTCGACCAACACCTTCCCGACCTGGTCGCTGGCGCATCCGTACCGGATGATCGCCCATAACGGCGAAATCAACACGCTGCGCGGCAACGTCAACTGGATGGCGGCGCGCCAGGCTTCCGTGCATTCGGAGCTCTACGGCAAGGACATCAGCCGGCTGTGGCCGATCTCCTATGAAGGCCAGAGCGACACCGCCTGCTTCGACAACGCGCTCGAATTCCTGGTGCAGGGCGGCTACTCGCTGCCGCACGCGGTCATGATGATGATTCCGGAAGCCTGGGCCGGCAATCCCCTGATGGATGAGACGCGCCGCGCCTTCTACGAATATCACGCGGCCCTGATGGAGCCGTGGGACGGCCCTGCCGCGATCGCCTTCACCGACGGCCGCCAGATCGGCGCCACGCTCGACCGCAATGGCTTGCGTCCGGCGCGCTATCTCGTCACCAAGGACGACCGCATCGTGATGGCGTCCGAAATGGGCGTGCTGAAGATCCCTGAGGACCAGATCGTCACCAAGTGGCGGCTGCAGCCCGGCAAGATGCTGCTGGTCGACCTCGAACAGGGACGCCTGATTCCCGACGACGAGATCAAGGCGACGCTGGCCAAGAGCCATCCCTACAGCGACTGGCTGCAGCGCACCCAGCTCGTGCTGGAGGAATTGCCCGACGCGCCGACCAAGGGCATCCGCTCGAACCTGCCGCTGCTCGACCGGCAGCAGGCGTTCGGCTATAGCCAGGAAGACATCAACATCCTGATGACGCCGATGGCGGCCACCGGCGAAGAAGCCGCGGGCTCGATGGGCAATGACACGCCGATCTCGGCGCTGTCGGACCGACCGAAGCCGCTCTTCACCTATTTCAAGCAGAATTTTGCGCAGGTCACCAACCCGCCGATCGATCCGATCCGCGAGGAGCTCGTGATGAGCCTCGTCTCGATCATCGGGCCGCGGCCGAACCTGTTCGACCTGCAGGGCATGGCCTCGACCAAGCGGCTCGAAGTGCGCCAGCCGATCCTGACCGATGCGGACCTGGAAAAGATCCGCTCGATCTCCGATGTCGCGGACACGCATTTCAAGTCGCGCACGCTCGACACCACCTTCCATGCCGGCTTCGGCGCAGCGGGAATGGAGCAGGTGCTCGATGAACTCTGCGCGCGCGCCGAAGGCGCGGTGCGCGAAGGCGTCAACATCATCATCCTGTCCGACCGCATGGCGGGCTCGGACCGGATTCCGATCCCCTCGCTGCTCGCCTGCGCCGCCGTGCATCATCATCTGATCCGCACCGGCCTGCGCACCTCGGTCGGTCTCGTCGTCGAATCCGGCGAACCGCGCGAAGTGCACCATTTCGCCTGTCTCGCCGGCTACGGCGCCGAGGCGATCAATCCCTATCTGGCGTTCGAAACCATCATCGCGATGAAGGACCGCCTGCCGGGCGCGCTCGACGACTATGAGATCGTCAAGCGCTACATCAAGTCGATCGGCAAAGGCCTGTTGAAGGTGATGTCCAAGATGGGCATCTCGACCTATCAGTCCTATTGCGGCGCGCAGATCTTCGACGCCGTCGGATTGAAGGCCGACTTTGTCGCGAAGTATTTTGCCGGCACCCACACCCGCATCGAGGGCGTGGGCCTCGCCGAGATCGCCGAGGAAACCGCGCGCCGCCATACGGACGCGTTCGGCGACGCGCAGGTCTACAAGACCGCGCTCGACGTCGGCGGCGAATATGCCTACCGCACCCGCGGCGAGGACCATGCCTGGACCGCGGAATCCGTCTCCACGCTGCAGCATGCCGTGCGCGGCAACTCGCTGGAGCGTTACCGGGCCTTCGCAAAGATCCTCAACGAGCAGTCCGAGCGGCTGCTGACATTGCGCGGCCTGTTCCGGATCAAGACCGCCGAGGACGAGAAGCGCAAGCCGGTGAAGCTCGACCAGGTCGAGCCCGCCAAGGACATCGTCAAGCGGTTTGCCACGGGCGCCATGTCGTTCGGCTCGATTTCGCGCGAGGCGCATACGACGCTGGCCATCGCCATGAACCGGATCGGCGGCAAGTCGAACACCGGCGAAGGCGGTGAAGAATCCGATCGCTTCAAGCCGATGCCGAACGGCGACAGCATGCGCTCGGCGATCAAGCAGGTCGCCTCGGGCCGGTTCGGCGTGACGACGGAATATCTCGTCAACTCCGACATGATGCAGATCAAGATGGCGCAGGGCGCCAAGCCCGGCGAAGGCGGCCAGTTGCCCGGCCACAAGGTCGACGCGACCATCGCCCGCGTACGGCATTCGACGCCGGGCGTCGGTCTCATTTCGCCGCCGCCGCACCACGACATCTATTCGATCGAGGATCTGGCGCAGCTCATCTACGACCTCAAGAACGTCAATCCGGACGGTCAGGTCTCGGTTAAGCTGGTTTCCGAAATCGGCGTCGGCACGGTGGCCGCGGGCGTCGCGAAAGCGCGCGCCGACCACGTCACCATCGCAGGCTTCGAGGGCGGCACCGGCGCCTCCCCGCTCACCTCGATCAAGCACGCGGGCTCGCCGTGGGAAATCGGCCTTGCCGAAACCCACCAGACGCTGGTGCGCGAGCGACTGCGCAGCCGCATCGTGGTCCAGGTCGACGGCGGTTTCCGCACCGGACGCGACGTCGTGATCGGCGCTCTGCTCGGCGCCGACGAGTTCGGCTTCGCGACCGCGCCGCTAATCGCGGCCGGCTGCATCATGATGCGCAAGTGCCATCTCAACACCTGCCCGGTCGGCGTGGCGACGCAGGATCCGGTACTGCGCAAGCGCTTCACCGGCCAGCCCGAGCACGTCATCAACTACTTCTTCTTCGTCGCCGAAGAGGTGCGCGAGATCATGGCGCAGCTCGGCTACAAGAAATTCGACGAGATGGTCGGCCAAACCCAGATGCTCGACCAGTCGACGCTGGTAGCGCACTGGAAGGCCAAGGGCCTCGATTTCTCAAAACTGTTCGTGCGGCAGAACGAACTGCCCGGCCAAAAGATCTATCACGCCGAGGCCCAGAACCATCATCTGGAGAAGGTGCTCGACCGCCGCCTGATCGACAAGGCGCAGGCTGCGCTCGACCGCGGCGCACCGGTCAAGATCGAGGAAGAGATCAACAACACCGACCGCTCCGCCGGCGCGATGCTGTCGGGTCAGGTCGCCAAGATCTACGGCCATGCCGGGCTGCCGCATGACACCATTCAGGTCAGCCTGAAGGGCACCGCAGGCCAGGCATTCGGCGCCTGGCTGGCGCGCGGCGTCACCTTCGATCTCGAAGGCGAAGGCAACGACTATGTCGGCAAGGGCCTGTCCGGCGGCCGCATCATCGTCAAGCCGCCGCGGAATTCCGGCATCGTGCCGGAAGAATCCATCATCGTCGGCAACACGGTGATGTACGGCGCGATCGAGGGCGAATGCTATTTCCGCGGCATCGCCGGCGAGCGCTTTGCGGTGCGTAACTCTGGCGCGATCGCGGTGGTCGAAGGCGCCGGCGACCATTGCTGCGAATACATGACCGGCGGCATCGTCGTGGTGCTCGGCAAGACCGGGCGCAACTTCGCGGCCGGCATGTCGGGCGGCATCGCCTATGTGCTGGACGAGGCCGGCGACTTCGCCAAGCTTTGCAACATGGCGATGGTCGAACTGGAGCCGGTGCTCTCGGAAGAGATGATCAACCAGAACACCTATCACCACGCTGGCGATCTCGAGCAGCATGGCCGGGTCGACGTGTTCCAGGACCTGCTCGCTTCCGACGTCGAGCGGCTGCACGTGCTGATCACGCGTCATGCCAAACTGACCGGCTCGAAGAGGGCCGCCGAGATCCTCGCCAACTGGAAGGCCTGGCTGCCGAAATTCCGCAAGGTAATGCCGGTGGAATACCGCCGCGCACTGAAGGAATTGAAGGCGAACGCCGACGCCGAGCCAAAAATCGCAATCGGGGCCTAG